From a single Sorghum bicolor cultivar BTx623 chromosome 5, Sorghum_bicolor_NCBIv3, whole genome shotgun sequence genomic region:
- the LOC110435287 gene encoding uncharacterized protein LOC110435287 — protein sequence MSRSTDSAARGLGNSELAIKTLCASLKQRPGSNHCGYYICCMMSNTSAYTRHPNLWKEYKDKRRNLIKEDELLGLVGDLCNFIIDEIVDSRGAYHDVRSDLGSNPLHQHLRETHRLCLGR from the exons ATGTCGAGGTCGACAGACAGTGCAGCCCGAGGCCTCGGAAATTCTGAATTGGCGATCAAGACGCTCTGTGCG AGTCTCAAGCAGAGGCCTGGAAGTAACCATTGTGGATATTACATATGTTGTATGATGAGTAACACTAGTGCCTACACGAGACACCCCAATCTG tggaaagaatataaagacAAGCGAAGGAACCTAATCAAGGAGGATGAACTCCTAGGGCTCGTCGGCGACCTTTGCAACTTCATCATTGACGAGATTGTTGATTCTAGAGGCGCTTACCATGATGTAAGGTCCGACTTAGGCTCCAATCCACTTCACCAACACCTGCGTGAGACACACAGGCTCTGTCTTGGACGTTGA